A single Flavobacterium sp. 1 DNA region contains:
- a CDS encoding glycoside hydrolase N-terminal domain-containing protein, with amino-acid sequence MQSNLFHKLLLVFIISFVCGEINAQSNHVLWYDKPAEFFEESLVLGNGKMGATVFGGVDLDKIYLNDATLWSGEPVNANMSPEAYKNIPAIREALKNENYKLAEELNKKIQGKNSESYSPLGTMEITSPNTAKASNYYRGLDISNAISKVTYEIDGVKFTREYFVSAPDQIMVIKLKSSQKGALNFDINSSSLLKSNVEVKNNILKMNGYAPIHENSGYTVLPEYLDVKERGTRFTTLIQIKNTDGTVTSSNTTLGLKDATEALIYVSVATSFNGFDKNPATEGLNDQAIASENLNKAFAKSFDKLKQSHIADYQKFYNRVTLDLGKTTAPDLPTDERLLRYSEGKEDKNLETLYFNYGRYLLISSSRTLGVPANLQGIWNPYLNPPWSSNYTMNINVEENYWLAENTNLSEMHLPLLSFIKNLSVTGKVTAKTFYGVDKGWAGGHNSDIWAMTNPVGQFGKEEPMWACWPIAGAWLSTHIWEHYVFTQDKNYLKNEGYPLMRGAAEFCLDWLVTDKNGNLITSPSTSPENQYILSDGFIGATLYGGTADLAMIRECFDKTIKASKVLNIDVDFRAKLETALSKLHPYQIGKKGNLQEWYHDWEDKDPRHRHQSHLFGLFPGNHITPEKTPELADASRQTLEIKGDETTGWSKGWRINLWARLWDGNHAYKMYRELLRYVDPDGKKTEKPRRGGGTYPNLFDAHPPFQIDGNFGGAAAVAEMLVQSDENEIRLLPALPDAWGSGSVKGICARGGFEISMEWNNKTLQKVTVLSKTGGKTTLISGEKKKSITLKKGQKVDLTW; translated from the coding sequence ATGCAGTCAAATTTATTTCATAAACTACTTTTAGTTTTTATCATCTCTTTTGTTTGCGGAGAAATTAATGCGCAATCAAATCATGTTCTTTGGTATGATAAACCAGCTGAATTTTTTGAAGAAAGTCTCGTTTTAGGAAACGGAAAAATGGGGGCAACCGTTTTTGGCGGAGTGGATTTAGACAAAATTTATCTGAATGATGCCACGCTTTGGTCTGGAGAACCTGTAAATGCAAACATGAGTCCTGAGGCTTATAAAAATATTCCCGCTATCCGTGAAGCACTCAAAAACGAAAATTATAAATTAGCTGAAGAATTGAATAAAAAAATTCAAGGCAAAAATTCAGAATCGTATTCTCCACTTGGTACGATGGAAATAACAAGTCCAAATACTGCAAAAGCTAGCAATTATTACAGAGGACTGGATATTTCGAATGCAATATCAAAAGTAACTTACGAAATAGACGGCGTAAAATTTACCCGCGAATACTTTGTTTCGGCGCCGGACCAAATCATGGTAATTAAATTGAAAAGCAGTCAAAAAGGAGCATTGAATTTTGATATTAATTCAAGCAGCTTATTAAAGTCAAATGTTGAAGTAAAAAATAATATACTGAAAATGAATGGTTATGCGCCAATTCATGAAAATTCAGGATATACAGTTCTTCCAGAATATTTGGATGTAAAAGAAAGAGGAACCCGATTTACAACTTTAATCCAGATTAAAAATACGGACGGAACAGTTACGAGTTCGAACACCACTCTAGGTTTAAAAGATGCTACCGAAGCATTGATTTATGTTTCTGTTGCTACAAGCTTTAATGGTTTTGACAAAAATCCTGCAACCGAAGGTTTAAATGATCAAGCAATTGCTTCAGAGAATTTAAACAAAGCATTTGCAAAATCATTTGATAAATTAAAACAATCCCACATTGCCGATTATCAAAAATTCTATAATCGGGTAACTTTAGATTTAGGAAAAACCACAGCACCTGATTTACCAACAGATGAACGCTTGTTGCGTTACTCTGAAGGAAAAGAAGATAAGAATCTGGAAACTCTCTATTTTAATTATGGCCGTTATTTATTGATAAGCAGTTCAAGAACTCTGGGTGTTCCTGCTAATTTGCAAGGTATTTGGAATCCGTATTTAAATCCGCCATGGAGTAGTAATTACACAATGAATATTAATGTAGAAGAAAATTACTGGCTGGCAGAAAACACCAATCTTTCTGAAATGCATTTGCCTCTTTTGAGTTTTATAAAAAATCTTTCGGTTACCGGAAAAGTAACAGCGAAGACTTTTTATGGAGTTGATAAAGGTTGGGCGGGAGGACATAATTCAGATATTTGGGCGATGACCAATCCGGTTGGGCAATTTGGTAAAGAAGAACCCATGTGGGCTTGCTGGCCAATTGCAGGTGCTTGGTTAAGCACGCATATTTGGGAACATTATGTTTTTACTCAAGACAAAAATTACTTAAAAAACGAAGGTTATCCGTTGATGAGAGGGGCAGCTGAATTTTGTTTGGACTGGTTGGTTACTGATAAAAATGGAAATCTAATCACTTCACCATCTACTTCACCCGAAAATCAATATATTCTGTCTGATGGTTTTATTGGTGCGACTCTTTACGGAGGAACAGCAGATTTGGCAATGATTAGAGAATGTTTCGATAAGACGATAAAAGCATCAAAAGTCCTAAATATTGATGTTGATTTCAGAGCAAAATTAGAAACAGCACTTTCGAAATTGCATCCCTATCAAATTGGTAAAAAAGGCAATTTGCAGGAATGGTATCATGATTGGGAAGATAAAGATCCAAGACATCGTCATCAATCGCATTTGTTTGGGCTTTTTCCAGGGAATCACATTACTCCAGAAAAAACACCAGAGTTAGCAGATGCTTCAAGACAAACTTTAGAAATAAAAGGTGATGAAACCACAGGCTGGTCAAAAGGCTGGCGTATTAATCTTTGGGCAAGACTTTGGGACGGAAACCACGCCTATAAAATGTATAGAGAATTACTTCGATATGTTGACCCTGATGGAAAGAAAACGGAAAAACCAAGAAGAGGAGGAGGAACGTACCCAAATTTATTCGATGCGCACCCGCCGTTTCAAATTGATGGTAATTTTGGAGGTGCCGCCGCCGTTGCCGAAATGCTAGTACAATCTGATGAAAATGAAATTCGATTATTGCCTGCTTTGCCAGATGCTTGGGGAAGCGGATCTGTAAAAGGGATTTGTGCCAGAGGAGGTTTTGAAATTTCAATGGAATGGAACAATAAGACACTTCAAAAAGTAACGGTTTTATCTAAAACTGGTGGAAAAACAACGCTCATTAGCGGAGAGAAAAAGAAAAGTATTACTTTGAAGAAAGGTCAAAAAGTTGATTTGACTTGGTGA
- a CDS encoding sialate O-acetylesterase, translating into MKKQILIFIVFFSFLANANVRMPLLFSDGMVLQRNKIIPIWGWADANEKVEVHFNKQTKTITADKNGKWMIGLNAEKAGGPFELTITGNNKIVIKDVLVGEVWICSGQSNMEFQVYKTMNSEKEINDSNYPMIRHFGVAQDLSGTPKEDLKAGKWEVSNKETVGNFTAIGYFFAKKLYAELKIPIGIINTSWGGTNVETWTSREGFQKSDEFKDMIANVPSVNMDAIFETYKKSLLENIQKIQGFEVTMANENQFKEMDFKDANWPEIKVPSLWENQQIGNIDGIVWMRKTIVLSAEQAKKEAVLYLSKVDDEDQTYVNGVQVGTNNIWETKRVYKIPAGVLKEGTNVIAVKITDYSGGGGIYGDPADLKIDFKDSVVALDGLWKFNVVQVKVSVSPNSYPSLLYNAMVNPLIPYAFEGVLWYQGEANVWRANQYKKAFRLMITDWRTKWNQGNFPFYFVQLSTFDEFGGNSTKGSRWAELREAQTETLKVPNTGMAVSTDIGNAKDIHPTNKQDVAKRLASIALNDVYGKKQVCSGPMYKAMEIKGNQIIVIFASIGSGLSTTDPNGNLKGFEIAGADKVFYPAKASIKDNKVILFSESVPNPVAVHYGWADDDTEINLFNKENFPASPFRTDNWEMITANEKYSVSK; encoded by the coding sequence ATGAAAAAACAAATATTAATTTTCATTGTATTTTTTTCTTTTTTGGCAAATGCCAATGTCCGAATGCCTCTATTGTTTTCTGATGGAATGGTTTTGCAGCGCAACAAAATAATTCCTATTTGGGGTTGGGCTGACGCCAATGAAAAAGTCGAAGTTCACTTTAATAAACAAACCAAAACCATCACAGCCGATAAAAACGGGAAATGGATGATTGGTTTAAATGCCGAAAAAGCCGGAGGCCCTTTTGAATTGACGATAACGGGAAACAACAAAATTGTCATTAAAGATGTTTTAGTTGGCGAAGTTTGGATTTGCTCGGGGCAATCGAACATGGAGTTTCAGGTGTATAAAACAATGAATTCCGAAAAAGAAATCAACGATTCTAATTATCCAATGATTCGTCATTTTGGAGTAGCCCAGGATTTAAGCGGTACTCCAAAAGAAGATTTAAAAGCTGGAAAATGGGAAGTTAGCAACAAAGAAACTGTTGGGAATTTTACTGCCATTGGCTATTTTTTTGCTAAAAAATTATATGCCGAATTAAAGATTCCTATCGGGATTATCAATACTTCTTGGGGCGGAACCAATGTAGAAACTTGGACTAGTCGTGAAGGATTTCAAAAAAGCGATGAATTCAAGGATATGATTGCCAATGTACCTTCGGTAAATATGGATGCGATTTTTGAAACATACAAAAAATCACTTTTAGAGAACATACAAAAAATACAGGGTTTTGAAGTTACTATGGCCAATGAAAATCAATTTAAGGAAATGGATTTTAAGGATGCCAATTGGCCTGAAATAAAAGTGCCTTCCCTTTGGGAAAATCAACAAATTGGAAATATTGATGGGATAGTGTGGATGCGAAAAACCATTGTTTTGTCTGCTGAACAAGCCAAAAAAGAAGCCGTTTTGTATTTGTCTAAAGTTGATGATGAAGACCAGACGTATGTTAACGGGGTACAAGTTGGAACCAATAATATTTGGGAAACAAAAAGAGTTTACAAAATTCCGGCTGGTGTTTTAAAAGAAGGAACAAATGTAATTGCTGTTAAAATTACAGATTATTCCGGAGGAGGAGGTATTTATGGAGATCCTGCCGATTTGAAAATTGATTTTAAGGATTCAGTTGTCGCACTTGATGGACTATGGAAATTTAATGTCGTACAAGTAAAAGTTTCAGTTTCTCCAAACAGCTATCCCTCGCTATTATATAACGCAATGGTAAATCCGTTGATTCCGTATGCTTTTGAAGGCGTTTTGTGGTATCAGGGTGAAGCCAATGTTTGGAGAGCCAATCAATACAAGAAAGCATTTCGTTTAATGATTACCGATTGGAGAACCAAATGGAATCAAGGTAATTTTCCTTTTTACTTTGTACAATTGTCAACCTTTGATGAATTTGGCGGAAACAGTACAAAAGGAAGCCGTTGGGCCGAACTTCGCGAAGCACAAACCGAAACGCTGAAAGTACCAAACACTGGAATGGCAGTAAGCACGGATATTGGAAATGCAAAAGATATTCACCCAACTAACAAGCAAGATGTCGCAAAACGTTTAGCATCTATTGCCTTGAATGATGTGTATGGTAAAAAACAAGTTTGCAGTGGTCCAATGTACAAAGCAATGGAAATTAAAGGAAACCAAATTATAGTAATCTTTGCTTCTATTGGCAGCGGGTTGTCAACAACTGATCCAAATGGAAACTTAAAAGGTTTTGAAATTGCTGGTGCAGATAAAGTTTTTTATCCAGCCAAGGCTTCAATCAAAGACAATAAAGTAATTCTTTTTAGCGAAAGCGTGCCAAATCCAGTTGCCGTTCATTATGGATGGGCAGACGACGATACAGAAATAAATCTTTTCAATAAAGAAAATTTCCCTGCGTCTCCTTTTAGAACTGATAATTGGGAAATGATTACTGCAAACGAGAAATATAGTGTTAGCAAATAA
- a CDS encoding Gfo/Idh/MocA family protein has protein sequence MNEITKTLRWGIIGCGNVTELKSGPAYQKTEGFTIGAVMRRDPEKVADYAKRHGIPKFYTDADALINDPEIDAVYIATPPDTHKYYGLKVAKAGKPCCIEKPLAPTYQDCLAIVEAFEAKKIPVFVAYYRRTLPKFEQVKKWIDSKTIGDVRHIRWHLSKPTSNQDRSDEYNWRTDIKIATGGYFDDLASHGLDLFIHYLGDIKEVSGHSLNQQGLYSSKDAVVANWLHESGITGSGSWNFGAFEREDIVEIYGSEGKITFSVFENIPLTLKTATGESTHDIPHPENIQLHHVEQMRDHLLGNSKHPSNAFTAAHTSWVMDQIIGN, from the coding sequence ATGAACGAAATAACAAAAACCCTACGATGGGGAATAATTGGCTGCGGTAACGTTACCGAACTAAAAAGCGGTCCAGCCTATCAAAAAACTGAAGGTTTTACAATAGGAGCAGTAATGCGCAGAGATCCGGAAAAAGTGGCAGATTACGCCAAAAGACATGGTATACCCAAATTTTATACAGATGCTGATGCCTTAATAAATGATCCCGAAATTGATGCTGTTTATATTGCCACACCGCCAGACACCCATAAATATTACGGATTAAAAGTTGCCAAAGCAGGAAAACCATGCTGTATTGAAAAACCATTGGCTCCAACCTATCAAGACTGCTTAGCCATTGTAGAAGCCTTTGAAGCAAAAAAGATACCTGTATTTGTTGCTTATTACAGAAGGACTCTTCCAAAATTTGAGCAGGTCAAAAAATGGATTGATTCAAAAACCATTGGTGACGTGAGACATATCAGATGGCATTTAAGCAAGCCTACGAGCAATCAAGACCGTTCTGATGAATACAATTGGAGAACCGACATAAAAATCGCCACAGGAGGCTATTTTGACGATTTAGCCAGCCATGGACTGGATTTGTTCATTCATTATCTTGGTGATATAAAAGAAGTCTCTGGTCATAGCCTTAATCAGCAGGGACTGTACTCTTCAAAAGATGCAGTTGTTGCCAATTGGCTTCACGAATCAGGAATTACAGGAAGCGGCAGCTGGAATTTTGGTGCTTTCGAACGCGAAGATATTGTTGAAATTTATGGGAGTGAAGGAAAAATCACGTTCTCTGTTTTTGAAAATATTCCTTTAACCCTAAAGACTGCTACAGGCGAATCCACACACGACATACCTCATCCCGAAAATATTCAGCTGCATCATGTGGAGCAAATGCGTGATCATCTGTTAGGAAACTCCAAACATCCTTCCAACGCATTCACAGCGGCGCACACTAGCTGGGTGATGGATCAAATTATTGGAAACTAA
- a CDS encoding family 43 glycosylhydrolase: MKKLILLVTFFMSFVSNAQQQKKDQNTQSYSNPIFAGDYPDPSIIRDGEDYYIVHSSFNYYPGLLIWTSKDLINWKPVTHALKKSVGSVWAPDLVKYNNKFYIYFPANNTNYVVWADTINGSWSDPVDLKIGSIDPGHFADDKDNRFLYFSDGSYVPLSKDGLSVSGKATHAYDGWKIPRDWSIECFCLEGPKVIKKGQYYYLTVAEGGTAGPATSHMVISARSKSPFGPWENSPNNPIIRTNASSEKWWSKGHASIIDDAKGNWWMVFHGYEKDNYNMGRQTLLQPIEWTADGWFKMKEGVKTDDLIQKPAGQFVKSNFTLSDTFAATELQPQWQFYNQYEADRIQFSKNGLKINGKGSNIGESSPLLCTPPDHSYSAEVEVEIEGNASAGLILFYDTKIYTGIAADKENISAILRSWQFPTQKGVNKNHLFLRLEKKEQIVNMFYSINGKDWLKIENSAEVSSFNHNVLGGFMSLKLGLSAVGEGSVTFKNFVYSPK, from the coding sequence ATGAAAAAGTTAATTTTATTAGTTACATTTTTTATGTCGTTTGTCAGCAATGCACAGCAACAAAAAAAAGATCAAAACACTCAATCTTACAGCAATCCAATCTTTGCAGGAGACTATCCAGATCCTTCAATAATTAGGGATGGCGAGGATTACTATATTGTTCATTCCTCGTTCAATTATTATCCTGGGTTGTTAATTTGGACTTCTAAGGATTTAATTAATTGGAAACCTGTTACCCATGCATTAAAGAAAAGTGTAGGTTCGGTGTGGGCACCTGATTTAGTTAAATACAATAACAAATTTTACATCTATTTTCCAGCTAATAACACTAATTATGTGGTTTGGGCAGATACTATAAATGGGTCATGGAGTGATCCTGTTGATCTGAAGATAGGAAGTATAGATCCAGGACATTTTGCAGATGATAAGGACAATCGTTTTCTTTATTTCAGCGATGGAAGTTATGTGCCTCTTTCCAAAGACGGACTTTCGGTATCAGGAAAAGCAACACATGCTTATGATGGTTGGAAAATACCAAGAGACTGGTCGATTGAATGTTTTTGCTTGGAAGGGCCAAAAGTGATAAAAAAAGGACAATATTATTATCTTACGGTTGCCGAAGGCGGAACAGCGGGGCCAGCGACAAGCCACATGGTAATTTCAGCCCGATCAAAATCTCCTTTCGGACCTTGGGAAAACTCCCCTAATAATCCTATCATTAGAACAAATGCCAGCTCCGAAAAATGGTGGTCAAAAGGTCATGCATCCATCATTGACGATGCGAAAGGAAATTGGTGGATGGTTTTTCACGGCTATGAAAAGGACAATTACAATATGGGACGCCAGACACTTTTACAGCCTATTGAATGGACTGCCGATGGCTGGTTTAAAATGAAAGAAGGTGTTAAAACCGACGATTTAATCCAAAAACCTGCTGGACAATTTGTAAAAAGCAATTTCACACTTTCGGATACTTTTGCAGCTACGGAACTGCAGCCTCAATGGCAGTTTTATAATCAATATGAAGCTGACAGGATTCAATTTTCTAAAAATGGATTAAAAATAAACGGAAAAGGAAGTAATATTGGTGAAAGTTCTCCATTATTATGTACTCCTCCCGATCATTCTTATTCTGCTGAAGTTGAAGTAGAAATCGAAGGAAATGCATCTGCAGGGCTTATTTTGTTTTATGACACCAAAATTTATACAGGTATTGCAGCTGATAAAGAAAATATTTCTGCTATCCTTAGATCGTGGCAGTTTCCAACTCAAAAAGGAGTAAATAAAAACCATTTATTTCTTCGTTTAGAAAAGAAAGAGCAAATCGTTAATATGTTTTACAGTATTAACGGCAAAGATTGGTTAAAAATTGAAAATTCTGCAGAGGTATCATCATTCAATCATAATGTATTGGGTGGTTTTATGAGTTTAAAACTCGGTCTTTCTGCTGTTGGGGAAGGCTCTGTAACGTTCAAGAATTTTGTTTATAGTCCAAAATAA